Genomic segment of Colletotrichum destructivum chromosome 5, complete sequence:
CGCGAAAATGCCCGTCCAGAtccacctcgtccgccacgCCCAGGGCTTCCACAACCTCTCGCTCGAGAACGAGGCCATCCGCGACCCCCTCCTCACGGACCTGGGCAAGCAGCAGtgcgccgccctccgcgccgcctTCCCCCACCACGCCCGCCTCACACACCTCGTCGCCAGCCCCCTCCGCCGCACCCTGCACACCTGCCTCCTGGGCTTCGcctccgacgccgccgcccccgtcggTAAGTCCCTCCGTGTCCTCGCCCTGCCCGAGGTGCAGGAGGTCTCGGACGCGCCCTGCGACACGGGGTCCGCTGTCGCCGATatcgaggccgagttcgccggccgcgtcgactTCGGCAGGGTCCCCGCAGACTGGACCGACAAATCGAGCCCGGAGTCCAGGTGGGAGCCCAcgctcgagaagctggagaagaggtcggccgaggcgaggcgggcgctgagggagctcgtcggcgacgtgcGCGGTGACGATCACGTCGTGGTCGTCACGCACGGCGGTATCCTTCACTTCTTGACTGACGATTGGTACGGTATCGGAGCTAAGAAAGGTACGTTTGCGTCAAACCCCCATCCCCTGGCCTCCAATGCCCACTTGGAGAGATGTCCCATGAAGCGTCTCGTGTAATGCGTGAATGAGTAAGTGAGGGAGTGGAAAATGGCTTCTGACCGTGCTCGCAGCAACTGGCTGGGAGAACACTGAGTTCAGATCGTACGAATTCGCGGATCCCACCGGCCAGGACCCTAATGCGTTCCTGACGGAGACGCAGGAGAGCTGGGAGCGTCGCCAGGGCGACAACTCTCGTCCGACGccggagcagcaggccgagtTGAGGCAGACCTTCTACCGCGAAATGGAGCCTTACCTCAAGTACAGCCCCGAGAGAGGCTGGATGCAATGAACAAAGCGGAGGGCAAGAACGAAACATGTGGGAGGATAGAATTGGTGGTCTCGACATTGGGGCATCTCTATTTGCATAGTACACAGGCTGGTATAATCCCAAACACCATAGACCCATCTAGAACCTTTTTACCGTTTTACTTTTAAAAgtcctcctcgccggacCCGGCAACAATGACGTTGTTGACCTTCAGCACCATTCTGCATAGTTGTGTCGCGAGCTGTagctgctgcttcttgctGATAAGGGGGTCGATGACGAACGCATCCTTCATGTCGTTGCTGCCGCGAGCCATGCAGTCCACGCCGAGCCTGCCGCGAACGTCGGAGCCTGCCTTGACCTGCTGGCTCTtcacctcggccagcgtcgcGATGGGGTTCAGACCGCTGTTCTCGGCCAGCGCCATCGGGACGGCATCGAGAGCCTCGGCGAACGCGCGCATGGCGTACTGCTCAAGGCCGGGAGTCTTGACCGCAGCGTCCTCGACTGCCAGGGAGCaggcgatctcggcggcaccgccaccGTAGACGACGCGGTTGTCCTTGACCAGGTTGCGCACGACGCAAAGGGCGTCGTGGAGAGAGCGCTTGGCCTCATCGATGATCTGTCACGGAGTTAGCAATTGACACATCGCTTCGGAATCAAGTCTACCACTCACCATCTTGTTGCTGCCGCGGACAAAGACGGTCACCGCGCGGGTGTTGGCACACTCCTCGATAACCAGCATCTTTTCTCTTGTTGTGCCAAAGGTCATTTCTCTGACAACGCCTGCGGTAccgagcttctcgggcttgagGTCCTCGAAGCGAGGCACGATACGGCCGTTTGTCGCAATAGCCACCAACTCGATCTCGGGGCCACCAACCCACCGCACGGCAGGGAGACCGTTCTGGAGCAGAAGGTGGttcgcctcgtcgtcgaaaCCCCACTGGCAAAGCGCAAGGTTGGCGCCCGAGTCCTTGATCTGCTGAATCATCTCGATAAACTTCTCGCGCTCGTAGCTCTGCAACTTCTTGTACTCCTCGACGCTGGTAATGTCGAGCTTGTGCTTCGTCTTAGGCTTGGGGGGCTCGAAGGCGCAGGTCAGGATGGCAATCTTGGCGTCCCTGACCTCTGAGGGCATCTGAGGATGCGAGAAGtccttgtcgatgatgacACCCTTGACGAGCATAGTATCCTCCAAAGCTCCTCCGACCTTGCCGTCAACCTTGATTAGCTCGAAGTCAACGTCTCTccgctcgaggtcggccaCCGAGAGGACGGCGTCCACTGCGATCTGGGAGAACTGGTCGTGCGCCTTGGAGACGATCTTGCTGCCCAAACTTGTCCGTGCTACCTTCAACAGGTTGGCAGTATCTTCTTTGCTGAACTCGATGACGTCTGAAATATTGTCCAGTTCCGACACAGCGATGTCGCAGGCCTGGTCGTATCCGTCCGCGATGCGAATAGGGTGAATGCCCTTGTCGATCAGCTCCGCCGCTTGCTCCAGGAGGGCCCCGGCAAGAACAACGACACCGGTGGTGCCGTCACCGATCTCGTCATCTTGCGACTTGGACAGCTCTACCAGCAACTTGGCGACGTGGTTGGAGATCTCCATCTGTTGCAGAATCGTGGCACCGTCGTTCGTCACTGTGATGTCTCCGTCGGGGGAGATGAGgatcttgtcgaggccgcgggGGCCGAGAGAGGTCTTGACAATGTTCGCGACCGtccgggcggcgaggatgtgGTTCTTGACAGCTTCATTGCCGTattgtctcttcttctttccttgaCTTGGTGTGGGGTAAGTATAGGACCCTTTAATCAGGCGCTGTGTGGTGGCAGCAGAACATACTCTCTAACAACGATGAAAGGACGGCCCTGCTCGTCCTTCATGACGGCCGCTGTAGCATATCCCCGTTAGCATTTACACTTCGGAGCTACTAGTAATCGTGGTGCTTACCATTGGCCATGTCGAGGTCTGGACATGCTGTTAGCTGCGTGCAATAATATTTTGGGAGGAGTGCCACGTACTCATAGCCATGTTGAAGGTATTCGCACGTCACTGGGGGCTTGGGAAGGTGGTGCGATTCAACTGGGAGCGACGTCGGGGAAATGAGATGTATCGTGCGTTGGTTGAGGGGGGTTTGAGCTCCAAGGACCGGGTCGTGGTGGACCAAAATTTCTGAATAATTGGTGGTGCCTGCCGTTCTGGGCGACCAGAAGCTTCGGTGCCCGGGCTCCAGATAATCCGGCGGCTCACCGCCTAGGCAGCCAGGAGAGCAAGGGAAGGTATCGGAGGCCTGGAAGTAGGAACAAGTACCCCGCCATCAGACGTGGTTGCCCCTCCATGACCAAAGAGCCCCACGCATCCTACTCCATGACAAGTTCAAGTGCCGTCATTTTGCAAGTTTCCAACCACCACAGAAGGAGCTTCGAGTCACAGCGTTCAGTGCATCCACTCACCCAAAACACAAAAAACGGTCAACAACGGAATGCAATAACACCTCGCACCTCTATTTAATTATCTGCCGCTCATTTTGCGACATCATCTCAAGCTGCCACTCCCTACCCGAACACACATTTCCCACAATACTTCAACCCAGTCTCGGTCAAGATGTCGCGCCACCAGGCAGTTCGCAATCTCGACTACGatgaggccctcgacgagtACGAAGGCGAAGATTTTGATGATGAGAACGAGGCCGATCAGCTCAGCCCCGAGGATCGCGATGCCATGAATGTTGGAACCGCAACAGTGCAAAGCGCGCTGGGTCCTGACGCCGACAAAGTGACGGCGCAGCAAATTCAGGATGCACTGTGGTACTACTACTATGACATTGATAAGACAGTGTCATATCTGCAGAAGAAATTCGTTGCGccgcccccagccccaaAGCAGGAGCCTAAAAAGGCCAAGGATGGTAAGTCGCATTTCTATATGCATGTCACTCATGTTTTCTGTCAGGCAGCGGCAGTAGCAGAAATTGAGCGTTTTGGCAGATGGTTTTGGTCTTGAGAGCATGGGTGGTGAGGTAACGGACTACGACATCGCAACTGTTCCAGCATATCCCATACGACAGACGGTTTCCCTTTCTCCGTCTTCATTTTTCCATGGCATCCCTTGGATGAATATACCCAGCAACCGACAGGCTGTCCTCGTCCCGCCCCGGCCTCTGCCTGGCggtctcctcggcggcggcgaaggtcCAAAGCTTTCCAAGTTGCAGGCATTGGCTGCGGCGcgaaagaagaaggcggcaaCGGAGGCGAAAAATCCAGACGACAAGGTCGACCGAGCGGAGAAGAGAATGTCAACTTTGGCTATCGATGAGTCATCGAAGGGGGGTCAGAGACCCGGCTCTAGCATCCTCGCCAAACGACAGAAGCTGGCAGCAGACTCGGCCTCGGGAGCTCAAGCTGCGACGCTCGTTTCGCGGCCACGACAGGACGAACCTGCGCCAGGTCCATCTGGTAtggatgttgatgatgcgcCATCTCCTGGAAATAttgacgaagccgaggtTGACTGTTTGGTGGTGCCTCCGACAAGACCATCTGCCTTTGCTCAGACACTCTTTGGGTCTGCTCAGAattctgccgccgcctctcaGACGTACACTCTGCCGTACATGGACTCTTCCACCTTTGTGCCTAGTGCTTTCTCCCAGCCGAGCCCCGATGACATCGTGCTCGCAGCTCAGGCGAAAGGTTCGCATTTTGCGAAGACCCAGTAAGATGCTGACTCTAATTCCTCCCAGCGGGCACTAAGTtcgacgctgctgccgccaagAGCGCCACCAAGAAAGTTGTCACCAAACCGACAGGCTCCCAGACGCCTACTGGTGAGATGAAACAGCTTCAGCTAGACGACTCGGCAGCtcccaagaacaagaagctGAACGTTCTCAAGGAGTTTGAGAAGAGCGAGAACAAAAGGAGTGCCAGctttgttgttgtcggtaAGTTCTCTACGTCCATACTCATACTTCTGGCCAGCGTACTGATAAAAGTTCTGAAGGCCACGTCGATGCTGGAAAGAGTACGCTGATGGGCAGGCTACTTCTGGAACTGAAGTATATTGAACAACATCTTATCGACCGGTATCGAAGACAGGGTGAGAAGACGGGAAAGTCTTCGTTTGCCCTCGCATGGGTGATGGATCAACGAGAGGAAGAGCGCGAGCGAGGTGTCACCATTGACATCGCCACCAACCAGTTTGAAACCGAGAAGACACGTTTCACAATCCTCGACGCCCCAGGCCACAGAGACTTCGTACCCAATATGATCGCCGGAGCCAGTCAAGCAGACTTTGCGATTCTCGTCATCGATGCCAACACGGGAGCTTTCGAGAAGGGTCTTAAGGGTCAGACCAGAGAGCATGCTCTCCTGCTGAGAAGTCTGGGGGTGCAAAGAGTCATTGTTGCTGTCAACAAGCTGGACATGGTGGGGTGGTCAAAGGATCGATTCGACGAGATCTCAGAGCAAGTCACTGGATTCATGAAGGGCAACGGGTTCCAGCTTAAGAACGTCACTTTTGTGCCCATATCCGGGCTTACTGGTGCCAACCTGGCGCAGCggccggacgacgaggctCTTTCTTGGTACGATGGCCCAACACTGATCGAGGCGCTGGAAGATTCGGATCCGATGGCGAGAGCACTCGAGAAGCCATTCCGGATGTCTATTTCGGAAATCTACCGGACGCAACAGAGTCAGCTTACTGTGGCCGGGCGGATAGAATCTGGCACGGTGCAAAACGGAGAGGCGTTGATTATTCAGCCAAGTGGAGAGCCGGCATCAATACGATCGATCGAAGTGGATGGCGAGGTGCAAGACTGGGCAGTCGCAGGGCAAAATGTCAACATTGGCCTGTACGGCATCGACCCGATCCACGTGCGGGTGGGCGACATCATTAGCACCAAGGCAGCGCCCATCGAGACGAGCGATACATTGACGATGAAGGTACTGGCCTTTGACCACTTGATGCCGATGCCAGTAGACGTTCATCGCGGTCGCCTGCACGCCGCGGGCAGAGTGGAGGCCATCCCAGCCGTGTTGGACAAGTTGACAGGAAGCACGGTGAAGAAGAACCCCAAGATCGTGCAGCCGGGCAAGGTCGCGCGGGTTGTCGTTAAGCTGGAGTCCAAGGTGCCGTTGGAGGCGGGGCAGCGAGTGGTGCTAAGAAGCGGCGGAGAGACAATTGCTGCAGGGCTACTGGAGTAAACGGTGCAGGagacaagaaaagaaagcaaCGTGGCGTCGTCGGTATTAGAGACAGTTGAAGGATTGGTGTCACAAGTCGATGAGTATAAGGAGAATGCTTTCCATGCATGGCGTACGCGACGCGAGACAGGTAGAGTGTCAGCATTGAGGCTCGAATAGAGTTGAGGTGCTGAAAATAGAGTTGGGTGCGACTGATGTTGTGCGGCAGCCAATGGATCTTATTCAGAGAGTAAGCTGCCAGTCAAACAAAGCTTACAGGATCCGCAGGTGCCTAGTACTTACCTCAGGCTATCTTTGTACATACATGCTTATGTGGGACGACACGAGCTTATGGTCGTCGTTGTAAGCAGTGACTCCACGGACTGACTGTTGGTCACCGATACGTGTTCGACTTCTGCCCACTTGTTGGTGGCGGTTGTTGGATGTTGACAGATATGTCGTTGGTGATGCCCATTGTAAGGTAcataggtacctaggcaggtaAGCGCCATGGGAGAGCATGGGCCAGGTGCTGAAGCTCACCCCCTGCCGAGGGGCCCCTCCGTTGCCCCCGTCATCTCAGGGCGAAGACGGGATGGCACTGCTAACAGCACCTTAAGTGAGGTAAGGTGTCCCGTTCTCTCTACACCTTGCCCCTGCTTCTGCTggccttgccttgccttttACCTTCTTTTCCCGGAACGCTGCCCGCCTGCCCCCACAGCAAGTATGTAATTAGTGGCGGGAATATTCTGGAAAGGGGAGGCATGTATTGCCCCGAAATGGAGGCTGCAGCAAGAGGCGTGGAGGTAATCAAGAGTTGACTTGGGTGGTTTGAGGCCACTCTGTTCCCTTCTCCACCAGAAGCTGGGTGCTTGATGGAAAGGAACAGATTGACGATGCAGCTGGAAATTGGTTAGATGCAATCATGGATGTGGATGAACAATGTATTGGCTAGCTCTTCATAGCATTGTGTGTGTATCTGTTTGCAAGCAAGGCAACGTAGGATCATGAGTCACTGCCAAAAGAGGGTCCAAGCCAGGCTGAGGCTTGTATATCCGCAGAAGCCAGCCGAAACGATGGAAGACAGGAGGCAAACCTAGCCTCAGAGTACTGttggaaaaaaagaagggggaaaaatAAGAGAACGAGAAGCAAAAAAGGCCACGTTCAATGGATTTcatggggggagggggcaggCTGCAACTGACTGCGATCGAAATCTCCAGAATCACAGCCTTGGTGGGGTGGAATCGTCGTGCATGGCCTAGCACGGACGCAAGAACGGcaggcagcggcagcggtgaGGCACACATACACCTTAACTCCCGTGGCTAGGGGGCAAGGGGAAGACATACTCACACGGTACATAGCCACTGTACTGGTGCAACGGAGACTGGTCTCCCGAGCAGTCGGCCCTCTGCCATCCCATAGTTGGTCATCGCTCCATTTTGCCGAAAGAAGCTGCATTACTCACAgtgcctaggtaccttggATAGGGGACACTGCAGTCCCAAAGGTGCCACACAGTAGGGATTCGCTAGGGACAACTTGAACTGAAAGGAGGTGACCCCTGTCACGTGTGGCGCCTCTCAAGGTGAAATCTGGCCTTTTGTGCAATCTGGACACCTCAATCTTTTTTTGGGGAAGCCATTCATAAAGCCTCCAGCTCTTCCCTCCCACTGCCTCACCCTCAACCTCTCCCAATCCAACATCTGCCAAACCACCTCAATTCGATTGGGTGTGCAGCTAGTAGAAGGGAATCCCACAAACCTTCTCCCAAGCGTCTCTCGTTGACGTTTGTTCTTTCCCCGTCGTTTTTGTTTGTCAAAAAGATACCACACGCGCGCAATCCACACAAGGTAGCTTTACAGCACCAAATATCTCCTACAATGTCGAGATCTAGAAActcgatggccttgggcTTCGGCCTCTTGGCCTGGATggccctcctcttctctcccctgGCTTTCGTTCAAACCGCTCAAGCCCAGGACGTTGAGAACTACGGCACTGTCATTGGTATTGTAAGTTAgcctctcttctccctctgcCCTCCGTGGAGGACGGGCAGACAGGCGCGCGCTATTGGCGCTTCCATTGCCCACCAAAAGCAGCAAGCATGGTGTACTAACAGCACCTCCAGGATCTTGGAACTACCTACTCCTGCGTCGGTGTGATGCGGAATGGCAATGTTGAGATTCTCGTCAACGACCAGGGTAAGTCTCGACCATTACAGGCGCAACATGGCTTCTTTCATCTCCCTCCTTGAAGCAGTTTGACTGACTTCCTCAACTACAGGTAACCGTATCACGCCGTCTTACGTCGCTttcaccgaggaggagagacTCGTCGGtgacgccgccaagaaccAGGCCGCGGCCAAccccaccaacaccatcttCGATATCAAGTAAGCTCCAACCCCGAACCGCGAACGCTCTAAAAACAAAACACGAAAAGAACCCACCCGGTTAACCACATAACAGGCGCCTGATTGGCCAAAAGTTCTCTGAGAAGGCCGTCCAGTCTGACATCAAGCACTTCCCCTACAAGGTCATTGAGAAGGATGGcaagcccgtcgtcgaggtcgaggttgcCGGCTCCGCCAAGCGCTTCACCCCCGAGGAGGTTTCCGCCATGATCCTCGGAAAGATGAAGGAGGTCGCCGAGTCCTTCCTTGGCA
This window contains:
- a CDS encoding Putative histidine phosphatase superfamily, clade-1, which translates into the protein MPVQIHLVRHAQGFHNLSLENEAIRDPLLTDLGKQQCAALRAAFPHHARLTHLVASPLRRTLHTCLLGFASDAAAPVGKSLRVLALPEVQEVSDAPCDTGSAVADIEAEFAGRVDFGRVPADWTDKSSPESRWEPTLEKLEKRSAEARRALRELVGDVRGDDHVVVVTHGGILHFLTDDWYGIGAKKATGWENTEFRSYEFADPTGQDPNAFLTETQESWERRQGDNSRPTPEQQAELRQTFYREMEPYLKYSPERGWMQ
- a CDS encoding Putative chaperonin TCP-1, chaperonin Cpn60/GroEL/TCP-1 family, groEL-like apical domain superfamily; its protein translation is MAMNLDMANAAVMKDEQGRPFIVVRDQGKKKRQYGNEAVKNHILAARTVANIVKTSLGPRGLDKILISPDGDITVTNDGATILQQMEISNHVAKLLVELSKSQDDEIGDGTTGVVVLAGALLEQAAELIDKGIHPIRIADGYDQACDIAVSELDNISDVIEFSKEDTANLLKVARTSLGSKIVSKAHDQFSQIAVDAVLSVADLERRDVDFELIKVDGKVGGALEDTMLVKGVIIDKDFSHPQMPSEVRDAKIAILTCAFEPPKPKTKHKLDITSVEEYKKLQSYEREKFIEMIQQIKDSGANLALCQWGFDDEANHLLLQNGLPAVRWVGGPEIELVAIATNGRIVPRFEDLKPEKLGTAGVVREMTFGTTREKMLVIEECANTRAVTVFVRGSNKMIIDEAKRSLHDALCVVRNLVKDNRVVYGGGAAEIACSLAVEDAAVKTPGLEQYAMRAFAEALDAVPMALAENSGLNPIATLAEVKSQQVKAGSDVRGRLGVDCMARGSNDMKDAFVIDPLISKKQQLQLATQLCRMVLKVNNVIVAGSGEEDF
- a CDS encoding Putative HBS1-like protein, yielding MSRHQAVRNLDYDEALDEYEGEDFDDENEADQLSPEDRDAMNVGTATVQSALGPDADKVTAQQIQDALWYYYYDIDKTVSYLQKKFVAPPPAPKQEPKKAKDDGFGLESMGGEVTDYDIATVPAYPIRQTVSLSPSSFFHGIPWMNIPSNRQAVLVPPRPLPGGLLGGGEGPKLSKLQALAAARKKKAATEAKNPDDKVDRAEKRMSTLAIDESSKGGQRPGSSILAKRQKLAADSASGAQAATLVSRPRQDEPAPGPSGMDVDDAPSPGNIDEAEVDCLVVPPTRPSAFAQTLFGSAQNSAAASQTYTLPYMDSSTFVPSAFSQPSPDDIVLAAQAKAGTKFDAAAAKSATKKVVTKPTGSQTPTGEMKQLQLDDSAAPKNKKLNVLKEFEKSENKRSASFVVVGHVDAGKSTLMGRLLLELKYIEQHLIDRYRRQGEKTGKSSFALAWVMDQREEERERGVTIDIATNQFETEKTRFTILDAPGHRDFVPNMIAGASQADFAILVIDANTGAFEKGLKGQTREHALLLRSLGVQRVIVAVNKLDMVGWSKDRFDEISEQVTGFMKGNGFQLKNVTFVPISGLTGANLAQRPDDEALSWYDGPTLIEALEDSDPMARALEKPFRMSISEIYRTQQSQLTVAGRIESGTVQNGEALIIQPSGEPASIRSIEVDGEVQDWAVAGQNVNIGLYGIDPIHVRVGDIISTKAAPIETSDTLTMKVLAFDHLMPMPVDVHRGRLHAAGRVEAIPAVLDKLTGSTVKKNPKIVQPGKVARVVVKLESKVPLEAGQRVVLRSGGETIAAGLLE